The following proteins are co-located in the Candidatus Accumulibacter cognatus genome:
- a CDS encoding DUF2946 family protein — MPAPDFSAMLRWPNVPACYGWLSLDRRGHWRLRGEVLGHAGLNEFLNRQYAHDADGCYFVQNGPQRVFVELEYTPWVLRLGATGCLETHTGEDVNEIRGATLDNEGNLLIEIPEGIALLCDRDLPALRDCLRLPDGEPADDASVLEIIAQPVPGLTVLTLDWAGQHVPVASIPRSEVPGRYGFVPSPRPATG, encoded by the coding sequence ATGCCCGCGCCTGACTTCAGCGCCATGCTGCGCTGGCCGAACGTGCCAGCCTGCTACGGCTGGCTGTCACTGGACCGGCGTGGCCACTGGCGGCTGCGCGGTGAGGTGCTTGGCCATGCCGGCCTCAATGAATTTCTGAACCGTCAGTACGCGCATGACGCGGACGGTTGCTACTTCGTGCAGAACGGCCCGCAACGGGTGTTTGTCGAACTCGAATACACGCCGTGGGTGCTCCGCCTGGGTGCAACAGGCTGCCTCGAAACGCATACCGGCGAGGATGTCAACGAAATTCGTGGCGCCACCCTCGACAATGAAGGCAATCTGCTGATCGAGATCCCCGAGGGAATCGCCCTGCTCTGCGACCGTGATCTGCCTGCCCTTCGCGACTGCCTGCGCTTGCCGGATGGCGAACCCGCTGATGATGCGAGCGTACTCGAAATCATTGCGCAGCCAGTTCCTGGCCTGACCGTACTGACCCTCGACTGGGCAGGCCAGCACGTGCCGGTGGCCTCGATACCCCGATCCGAGGTACCCGGACGCTATGGCTTCGTTCCCTCACCGCGACCGGCGACGGGGTGA
- a CDS encoding alpha/beta hydrolase, protein MGISMFQDNLLYYPDRARVAEMVSSGLSPWPTDQDFRGLLAEPQTPARATAIVFHGNAGHAGDRQFYASVLGRLGLRVILAEYPAYGPRSGELGEKSLVADAQQTIALAHVRYREPLLIIGESLGAGVAAAASADQRERVAGLLLITPWDRLEHVASHHYPLLPVKWLLRDRYDSVTHLAAFGRPVLVAIAEHDTIIPARFGKALYDSLAEPKRLSVIAGADHNDWFFRLDDVWWRQAIDFLLPGTR, encoded by the coding sequence ATGGGAATCAGCATGTTTCAGGATAATCTGCTCTACTACCCGGACCGGGCCAGGGTTGCGGAAATGGTTTCGAGCGGGCTCTCACCCTGGCCGACGGATCAGGATTTCCGCGGCCTGCTGGCTGAACCCCAAACGCCGGCGCGTGCCACGGCAATTGTTTTTCATGGCAACGCAGGCCATGCCGGGGATCGTCAGTTCTACGCCAGCGTGCTCGGCCGGCTCGGTCTGCGCGTCATCCTCGCCGAATACCCGGCTTATGGACCACGCAGCGGCGAACTCGGCGAGAAGAGTCTGGTCGCCGACGCCCAACAGACGATTGCTCTCGCGCATGTTCGTTACCGGGAGCCGCTGCTGATCATCGGGGAATCGCTGGGTGCCGGGGTCGCGGCGGCGGCCAGCGCAGACCAGCGCGAGAGGGTTGCCGGCCTGCTGCTGATCACGCCCTGGGACCGGCTTGAACATGTCGCCAGCCACCACTATCCCTTGCTCCCGGTGAAGTGGCTGTTGCGCGACCGCTACGACAGCGTGACCCATTTGGCGGCGTTCGGCCGGCCGGTACTGGTGGCCATTGCCGAGCACGACACGATCATTCCGGCACGCTTCGGCAAGGCGCTCTACGATTCGCTGGCCGAACCCAAGCGCCTTTCGGTCATCGCAGGGGCCGACCACAACGACTGGTTCTTCCGACTCGACGACGTCTGGTGGCGACAGGCGATCGACTTCCTGCTCCCAGGAACCCGCTGA
- the clpX gene encoding ATP-dependent Clp protease ATP-binding subunit ClpX, protein MSIPGYALLARETTPSAIVRYLDQYVIGQDQAKKVLAVAVYSHYRKIATFAHDQGSFAKSNVLLVGPSGTGKTLLCDTLSRMLDVPFVTADATSLAQTKYVNEEIEAALQRLLEKADGNVENAQHGIIFIDEIDKLKTAPAESRATSGESVQHALLKIMEGSPVKLKNNQYIDTSNVLFICGGAFVGLEKIMSKTHGFGFIATSADDNQNILDRLNQRVKPTDLFEFGLIPEFTGRLPVIANLHPLTKAMLVSIMSVPKNSIYRQYIEIFRGEGVELSIGQRVFEQIAEIAIEYKTGARSLRGIFEELITPILYVVPDKPEICKVEIRSLFEDARYFRRK, encoded by the coding sequence TTGTCGATCCCGGGGTACGCCTTGCTAGCCAGAGAAACCACGCCCAGCGCGATCGTGCGGTATCTCGATCAGTACGTCATTGGCCAGGATCAAGCCAAGAAGGTTCTGGCTGTAGCCGTCTACTCGCATTACCGGAAAATCGCCACCTTCGCCCACGACCAGGGATCGTTCGCCAAAAGCAATGTGTTGCTCGTCGGACCTTCAGGAACCGGCAAGACCCTGCTCTGCGACACTCTGTCGAGGATGCTGGATGTACCGTTCGTGACCGCCGACGCGACTTCGCTGGCGCAGACAAAGTATGTCAATGAAGAAATTGAGGCGGCCTTGCAACGACTGCTGGAAAAGGCCGACGGGAACGTCGAGAATGCCCAGCACGGGATCATCTTCATCGATGAAATCGACAAGCTGAAAACGGCACCCGCTGAATCACGGGCTACGTCAGGCGAGAGCGTACAGCACGCATTGTTGAAAATCATGGAAGGTTCGCCGGTCAAACTGAAGAACAATCAGTACATCGACACCAGCAATGTCCTCTTCATCTGCGGTGGAGCCTTCGTCGGTCTTGAAAAGATCATGTCCAAGACGCATGGTTTCGGGTTTATCGCCACCTCGGCTGACGACAACCAGAATATTCTCGATCGGCTGAACCAGCGGGTGAAACCGACCGACCTGTTCGAGTTCGGGCTGATTCCCGAATTCACCGGCCGCCTGCCGGTGATCGCCAACCTGCACCCGCTGACCAAGGCGATGCTGGTGAGCATCATGAGCGTCCCGAAGAATTCGATCTACCGGCAGTACATCGAGATCTTCCGGGGCGAAGGCGTCGAGTTGAGCATCGGCCAGCGGGTCTTCGAGCAGATTGCCGAAATCGCCATCGAATACAAAACCGGCGCGCGCAGCCTGCGCGGCATCTTCGAGGAACTGATCACCCCGATTCTCTATGTCGTACCGGACAAACCAGAAATCTGCAAGGTTGAAATCCGATCACTCTTCGAAGATGCCCGTTATTTCAGACGAAAGTAA